A region of Herpetosiphonaceae bacterium DNA encodes the following proteins:
- the dhaL gene encoding dihydroxyacetone kinase subunit DhaL encodes MPITAEHVTRFIAGVAARIREQRDYLTDLDAAIGDADHGINLDRGFSAVVAKLPSLADQDIGTILKTTGMTLVSTVGGASGPLYGTAFLRAGAALADRHALSADDLIVALEAALEGIMQRGKARRGEKTMIDTIAPAIDALKAAHARGLALHAALHAAIAAAEAGMRATIPMLATKGRASYLGERSIGHQDPGATSAYLIATVLLETLAPGSDLQD; translated from the coding sequence ATGCCCATCACCGCCGAACATGTCACGCGCTTCATCGCGGGCGTCGCCGCGCGGATACGTGAGCAGCGCGACTACCTGACCGATCTCGACGCGGCGATCGGCGATGCCGACCACGGCATCAACCTCGATCGCGGATTCAGCGCGGTCGTCGCGAAGCTGCCGAGCCTCGCCGACCAGGACATCGGCACGATCCTCAAGACGACCGGCATGACGCTCGTCTCGACAGTCGGCGGCGCGTCCGGGCCGCTCTACGGCACGGCCTTTCTGCGCGCGGGCGCGGCGCTGGCCGATCGGCACGCGCTGAGCGCCGACGACCTGATCGTCGCGCTGGAGGCGGCGCTTGAGGGGATCATGCAGCGCGGCAAGGCGCGGCGCGGCGAGAAAACGATGATCGACACGATCGCGCCCGCGATCGACGCGCTCAAAGCGGCCCACGCGCGCGGCCTGGCGCTCCACGCGGCGCTCCACGCGGCCATCGCCGCCGCCGAGGCCGGAATGCGGGCGACCATCCCGATGCTTGCGACCAAAGGCCGGGCCTCGTACCTGGGCGAGCGCTCGATCGGGCACCAGGACCCGGGCGCGACCTCGGCCTATCTGATCGCGACCGTGCTGCTGGAGACTCTGGCACCCGGCAGCGATCTCCAAGACTGA